In a single window of the Callithrix jacchus isolate 240 chromosome 1, calJac240_pri, whole genome shotgun sequence genome:
- the TESK1 gene encoding dual specificity testis-specific protein kinase 1 encodes MAGERPPLRGPGPGPGDVPGEGPPGPGGAGGGSGRGRPSSYRALRSAVSSLARVDDFHCAEKIGAGFFSEVYKVRHRQSGQVMVLKMNKLPSNRGNTLREVQLMNRLRHPNILRFMGVCVHQGQLHALTEYMNGGTLEQLLSSPEPLSWPVRLHLALDIARGLRYLHSKGVFHRDLTSKNCLVRREDGGFTAVVGDFGLAEKIPVYREGARKEPLAVVGSPYWMAPEVLRGELYDEKADVFAFGIVLCELIARVPADPDYLPRTEDFGLDVPAFRTLVGDDCPLPFLLLAIHCCSMEPSTRAPFTEITQHLEWILEQLPEPAPLTRTRLTHNQGFVPRGGPSATLPRPDPRLSRSRSDLFLPPSPESPPNWGDNLTRVNPFSLREDLRGGKIKLLDTPSKPVLPLVPPSPLPSTQLPLVTTPETLVQPGTPARRCRSLPSSPELPRRMETALPGPGPPPVGPSAEEKMECEGSSPEPEPPGPAPQLPLAVATDNFISTCSSASQPWSPRSGPALNNNPPAVVVHSPQGWAGEPWNRAQHSLPRAAALERTEASPPPSAPREPDEGLPCPGCCLGPFSFGFLSMCPRPTPAVARYRNLNCEAGSLLCHRGHHAKPPTPSLQLPGARS; translated from the exons ATGGCCGGGGAACGGCCCCCACTGCGGGGCCCTGGGCCCGGGCCTGGAGACGTGCCGGGGGAGGGGCCCCCGGGGCCGGGGGGCGCGGGCGGAGGCTCGGGCCGGGGCCGCCCCTCCTCCTACCGGGCTCTCCGCAGCGCCGTGTCTAGCCTGGCGCGTGTGGACGATTTCCACTGCGCGGAGAAGATCGGGGCCGGCTTCTTCTCTGAGGTCTACAAG GTTCGGCATCGACAGTCAGGGCAAGTCATGGTGCTGAAGATGAACAAGCTCCCCAGTAACCGGGGCAACACACTACGGGAAGTGCAGTTGATGAACCGACTCCGGCACCCCAACATCCTAAG GTTCATGGGGGTCTGTGTGCACCAGGGACAGCTGCACGCTCTTACAGAG TATATGAATGGGGGGACGTTGGAACAGCTGCTCAGCTCCCCTGAACCCCTATCCTGGCCGGTAAGGCTCCACCTGGCCCTGGACATTGCCCGAGGCCTGCGGTACCTGCACTCCAAAGGTGTATTTCACCGCGACCTCACATCCAAG AACTGTCTAGTCCGACGGGAAGATGGAGGCTTCACAGCTGTCGTGGGTGACTTCGGGCTGGCTGAAAAGATTCCTGTGTATAG gGAAGGGGCAAGGAAGGAGCCATTGGCCGTGGTGGGCTCCCCATACTGGATGGCTCCAGAGGTATTGCGGGGTGAGCTGTATGATGAGAAG GCTGATGTCTTTGCCTTCGGGATTGTCCTCTGTGAGCTCATTGCCCGAGTACCTGCGGACCCTGACTACCTACCACGCACTGAG GACTTTGGCTTGGATGTGCCTGCTTTCCGAACTCTGGTGGGGGATGACTGCCCACTGCCTTTCCTGCTCCTGGCCATCCACTGCTGCAGC ATGGAACCCAGCACCCGCGCCCCCTTCACTGAAATTACCCAGCACCTAGAATGGATCCTGGAGCAGCTGCCTGAGCCAGCCCCACTCACCAGGACTCGCCTGACACATAATCAGG GCTTTGTTCCAAGAGGGGGTCCCTCTGCTACGCTTCCCAGGCCAGACCCCCGGCTTTCCCGAAGCCGGTCAGACCTCTTCCTGCCCCCATCACCAGAATCACCCCCCAACTGGGGGGACAATCTGACTCGAGTCAACCCCTTCTCACTACGGGAAGACCTCAGGGGTGGCAAGATCAAGCTCTTGGACACACCCAGCAAGCCAGTCCTGCCTCTTGTGCCACCAtcgccactgccctccactcaGCTGCCCTTGGTGACCACTCCGGAGACTCTGGTCCAGCCTGGAACACCTGCCCGCCGCTGCCGCTCGCTACCCTCATCCCCTGAGCTCCCCCGCCGTATGGAGACAGCACTGCCAGGTCCTGGCCCTCCCCCTGTGGGCCCCTCAGCTGAAGAGAAGATGGAGTGTGAGGGCAGCAGCCCAGAGCCGGAACCTCCAGGTCCAGCACCCCAGCTGCCTCTGGCTGTGGCCACAGACAACTTCATCAGCACCtgttcctcggcctcccaacccTGGTCCCCTAGATCAGGGCCCGCCCTCAATAACAACCccccagctgtggtggtgcactcccCACAAGGCTGGGCTGGGGAGCCCTGGAACCGGGCCCAGCATAGCCTGCCCCGGGCAGCAGCCCTGGAGCGGACAGAAGCCTCGCCACCCCCTTCAGCTCCCCGAGAGCCTGATGAGGGGCTGCCCTGTCCTGGCTGCTGCCTCGGCCCCTTCAGCTTTGGCTTCTTGTCCATG